One Miscanthus floridulus cultivar M001 chromosome 11, ASM1932011v1, whole genome shotgun sequence DNA window includes the following coding sequences:
- the LOC136491624 gene encoding 3-ketoacyl-CoA synthase 5-like yields the protein MAVAPAAAMLESASWTFSNGVIAGLLPVHVLMLVILGAGLAMLWRLHRAREVYLVDYGCFLGEPRHRVPFTMALEHGRLMNKLIDEESLSFMVRLHQKSAISEETSVPDSFRCIPPDRSIEASRQEAELVIFSAVDKALARSKLNPKDIDTVIVAFSFTTVTPVFADVVMNRYKLRDDVRSVNLSGMGCSGITLIAIGLARNLLRVVPPGRHVLAIATEILSPMLYTRTKREMLVPCPHHNVLFRMGAAAMILTNSPERACFRLGPIVRTLTATWDSDYRCAFQEEDDEGITGINLSKDS from the exons ATGGCAGTGGCACCTGCTGCCGCTATGCTTGAGAGTGCATCATGGACGTTTAGCAATGGCGTCATCGCCGGATTGCTTCCGGTTCACGTCCTGATGCTAGTCATCCTGGGGGCCGGTTTGGCCATGCTGTGGCGCCTTCACCGGGCGCGCGAGGTGTACCTCGTGGACTATGGCTGCTTCCTGGGCGAGCCACGGCACAGGGTCCCGTTCACGATGGCCCTGGAGCACGGACGCCTGATGAACAAACTCATCGACGAGGAGAGCCTGAGCTTCATGGTCCGGCTGCACCAGAAGTCCGCAATCAGCGAGGAGACGAGCGTACCGGACTCGTTCCGCTGCATCCCGCCCGACCGCAGCATCGAGGCGTCCCGGCAGGAAGCCGAGCTGGTGATCTTCTCCGCCGTCGACAAGGCGTTGGCCAGGAGCAAGCTAAACCCCAAGGACATCGACACGGTCATCGTCGCGTTCAGCTTCACCACGGTGACGCCGGTGTTCGCCGACGTCGTGATGAACAGGTACAAGCTCCGCGACGACGTGCGGAGCGTGAACCTATCCGGGATGGGGTGCAGCGGC ATAACACTCATAGCTATCGGCCTCGCCAGGAACCTCTTGCGGGTGGTGCCGCCAGGGAGGCACGTCCTGGCCATAGCCACGGAGATCCTCTCGCCCATGCTCTACACCAGAACAAAACGGGAGATGCTG gtgccatgtcctcatcacaatgTGCTGTTCCGCATGGGCGCGGCCGCCATGATCTTGACCAACTCGCCCGAGCGCGCCTGTTTCAGGCTCGGCCCCATCGTGCGCACACTGACTGCCACGTGGGACAGTGACTACCGGTGTGCATTCCAGGAGGAAGACGACGAGGGGATCACGGGCATCAACCTCTCCAAGGACAGTTGA